The genomic DNA TCATGTGCTTCAAGCCCTTTTAGTTTACACAGATTAACCATTTCCGAGGATAAGTCTGTACATATTACAGTTAATCCTTGGTCCTGAAAAAACATACTATCCCTGCCAGATCCAGCTCCAATTTCAAGTAGCGTTTGCTTATTGTCTTCAAGTAACCTGTTCAGAAATGACTGTCTTATTTCTACTTTCCATTGTTCAATCTCTAGAGAATCACGTTCACTAGCTTTATTGTTATAAGCTTCTTTTAAGTTCGTCTTTATTTGGCTATAGCTCATTCCGTACACTCCTTACATAAATATGTTCCATTTTATCACATTACCCATTGTATATTTCAGTACCTCTTAGTAAAAAATAAGGAAAAATCCGGAATGGAGTGGGTTCTGTGGGTGCAATTGATCGTGATGGTTATCGTTTTGAAACAGAATATAGTGTTATTAATCAGACGGGTGCAGTCCATGTTTATAAGGAAGGAGATTTTGTGAAGGAAATTACATTTACTTTTACAGGAGAGAGACCAAGTGGAGATCAGATCGAGAATCTTGTGAATGAGTTTTTTGAGGAAGACTAGCTTGTGGGGAAAAGCTAAGGGATCGTTCTCCATAAGTGTTATTACATGTTCTTAATTAAGTATTTGTTCTGATTTATTAAGTATTTTGCTATTATAATTAAGTATTTTCCCATGTAAGTTAAGTATTTGATGTATTTTGTTAAGTATTTTCATTTTTTAGTTAAGTATTGTAAAAAATGGACATACTACCCCTACCTATGAACTACCTCCCCTTATAAATAAAAAATGACACCTATCTAAGGTGTCATTTTCTCTATTTATTAATCTCAAACACAGGGATTGTATCAATTGGAACTGCAAGACCTACGGATTCCTCACCTTTACCGAGTTGAGGTATGGTTTTTGCATAAACAACTCCTATCACCAAACCGTTCGTGTCAATTACCGGACTGCCACTATTTCCTTTATGTATTGGGGCTGAGATTTGCATACGACTGTCTAATCCGGCAATGTTTCCTTCCATTACAATTTGGCTATATGCAAGGGGGTTACCTATTACATATATGTGATCATCTAGCTTCCACTCTTTTTGGTCTTGAAGTTCTAAATAAGGCAGGTTTTGTGCTTCAATTTCAAGCAATGCGATATCTAGTTCTGGATAAGTTTCTTTAACCGTTGCTTGGTAAAACTCACCCTGTGGAAAGATGACCAAGATAGATAGCATATCATCAATAACATGGTGATTTGTGACGATAAAGCCCTCTGGAGAAATATTAAATCCAGTTCCTTTAGAATTGCCACCTTCAATTGTTACAACAGCTTCTTTATAATTCTGGATGTTTTCGATTTTAGATAATTCATTAGATTTTCTTAAGAATTCAAAGGACGGGATATTGAATATATTAATCCATACACTAAAACCACTAACTAATAGTGCCAGAACTAAGACGTATGCAATGAGCTTACCACTAGTATTTCGTTCTTTTTTTCGATTCTTCTTTTCTACCAGTTCTTCTTTTGTAAATAAAAAATCTTCAGCAGAAGGCCCTTCATAATGCTCGGGATCTTCAAATAAATCTTCATCCAAATCATTTGGTTTCTTATCCTTTTCGTACATACAACACTAGCTCCTTTAGCTGAGTTCATATGTATATACTACCACAATTGAGTTAATCTCATTTAGAGTAATAAAAAAAGTAAGGAAATGTATCCCTTACTTCTTTTAAAAATTATCCTTCACAAAGTTAACTACTTCTTCTGTTGTACTCATGGAAAGGATCTGCTCTTTATAGTTTTTGGAGTCTACATACGAAAGCTTGCTCAACTGTGATCTTGCTGGAAGAATAGATGTCGCACTCATACTAAACTCATCCAAACCTAACCCTAGCAATAATGGAATGGCTATAGGGTCGCCCGCCATTTCTCCACACATACCAGCCCATTTTCCTTCTTTATGAGCAGCTTCAATGACCATCGAAACTAATCTTAATATTGCGGGGTGATAGGGCTGATAAAGATAAGACACAGTTTCATTCATTCGATCTGCGGCCATAGTATATTGAATTAAATCGTTCGTTCCAATACTAAAGAAATCTACTTCTTTTGCAAATTGGTCTGCAATTACTGCGGTAGAAGGAATTTCAACCATGATTCCAATTTCAATTTCATCTGAAACAGATTCCCCTTGGGTGACTAACTTTTCTTTTTCCTCCAAAAGGATACTTTTTGCTTGCCTATACTCATCTAGAGTAGCTATCATCGGAAACATAATTTTTAAGTTTCCATATGTACTCGCTCTTAAAAGTGCACGTAATTGAGTTCTAAAAATATCTTGCTCTTCAAGACAAAGGCGAATTGCACGGTACCCTAAAAAAGGATTCATCTCTTTTGGTAGGTGTAAATAAGGTAATTCTTTATCTCCACCTATATCTAAAGTTCGAACGACAACAGGTTTATCTGCCATTTTTTCTAGTACTGCCTTATATGCAGTAAACTGTTCATCCTCGGTTGGAAGTTGATCACGACCCATGTATAGGAATTCTGTACGGTATAGACCTACACCTTCCCCACCATTTTTCAATACACCTTCAACATCGTCTGGTGTACCAATATTAGCAGCTAGTTCAACATGATGACCGTCGCTTGTTGTTGTCTTCTCGTTAACTAACTTAGCCCATTGTGCACGCTGCTCTTCATAATCTCGTTTCTTTTGCTTATATTGTGCAATTTGGTCTTCTGTCGGACTTACAATAACATCACCACTTAATCCATCAACAATCACTACTTCACCATTATCAATTGTAGCAGTAACAGTCTTTGTCCCGACAATCGCAGGAATTTCCATAGAACGAGCCATAATTGCGGAGTGTGAAGTCCTACCCCCGATGTTAGTTGTAAAGCCCTTTACATACTTACGATTAAGCTGTGCGGTGTCAGAAGGAGTTAAATCCTCTGCAACAATAATCACTTCTTCTGAAATCATGCTTGGGTTAGGTATAGTAACCCCTAGTAAATGCGCAATAACACGCTTTGTAACATCTCGTATATCTGCAGCACGTTCTTTCATGTATTCATTATCCATTGACTCAAACATTGAGATAAACATATTTGCAGTCTCTTGAAGAGCAAATTCGGCATTGCTATTTTCTGTTTTAATTCGGTCTTCAACAGGATTCACTAACTCTGGATCACTTAGAACAAGGAGGTGTGCAGCAAAAATAGCTGCTTTATCCTCCCCTAGTTCTGTGTTTGTTTTTTCTTTTATTTTTTCTAGCTCATCTTTAGAAGTATTAATTGCTTTCTTAAATCGAGCTAGTTCTAATTCAATATCACTCACGCTTTTTTTTGTAACAGTTAAATCTGGTTCTTCCAGTCGATATGCTTTAGCAATTGCTATCCCTGGAGAGGCAGCAATCCCTTTTATCAATTTAGACATTTATTCCCCAAGCCCTTCTTTTGCCATTGTTTCAGTGATACCTGTTATTGCAGCTTCTTCATCACTACCTTCTGCAATAATTTTAATTTCTGAACCTTGTTGAATCGCTAGAGACATTACACCCATAATTGATTTTAAATTTACTCTTTTCCCATTGTACTCAAGATGGATATCTGAGTTGAACTTACCTGCTGACTGAACTAACACTGTTGCTGGTCTTGCATGAATTCCTGATTCACTTGTAACTTTAAATGTTTTTTCTGCCATGTTATTTGTCCCCTTTATCATAATTTTATATAGTACCCTCTTATGTTCACTGAAAAAAGAAGGAACCTTATTAACTAGTATCCGAATAATCACTATTTATATATGTAAAAAAGGCATGAGTAATAGAAGTGAATTTATTATCTCATAAGGTTAAATTACCCAAATGAAGATAAATAAACACATCTCATTTACTCATGCCTGCATGATCAGTAACACGTAAATTGTAATTATTCATTTTTACTAATTAATCTTTG from Cytobacillus luteolus includes the following:
- a CDS encoding DUF5370 family protein yields the protein MGAIDRDGYRFETEYSVINQTGAVHVYKEGDFVKEITFTFTGERPSGDQIENLVNEFFEED
- a CDS encoding S1C family serine protease, which codes for MYEKDKKPNDLDEDLFEDPEHYEGPSAEDFLFTKEELVEKKNRKKERNTSGKLIAYVLVLALLVSGFSVWINIFNIPSFEFLRKSNELSKIENIQNYKEAVVTIEGGNSKGTGFNISPEGFIVTNHHVIDDMLSILVIFPQGEFYQATVKETYPELDIALLEIEAQNLPYLELQDQKEWKLDDHIYVIGNPLAYSQIVMEGNIAGLDSRMQISAPIHKGNSGSPVIDTNGLVIGVVYAKTIPQLGKGEESVGLAVPIDTIPVFEINK
- the ptsP gene encoding phosphoenolpyruvate--protein phosphotransferase; the encoded protein is MSKLIKGIAASPGIAIAKAYRLEEPDLTVTKKSVSDIELELARFKKAINTSKDELEKIKEKTNTELGEDKAAIFAAHLLVLSDPELVNPVEDRIKTENSNAEFALQETANMFISMFESMDNEYMKERAADIRDVTKRVIAHLLGVTIPNPSMISEEVIIVAEDLTPSDTAQLNRKYVKGFTTNIGGRTSHSAIMARSMEIPAIVGTKTVTATIDNGEVVIVDGLSGDVIVSPTEDQIAQYKQKKRDYEEQRAQWAKLVNEKTTTSDGHHVELAANIGTPDDVEGVLKNGGEGVGLYRTEFLYMGRDQLPTEDEQFTAYKAVLEKMADKPVVVRTLDIGGDKELPYLHLPKEMNPFLGYRAIRLCLEEQDIFRTQLRALLRASTYGNLKIMFPMIATLDEYRQAKSILLEEKEKLVTQGESVSDEIEIGIMVEIPSTAVIADQFAKEVDFFSIGTNDLIQYTMAADRMNETVSYLYQPYHPAILRLVSMVIEAAHKEGKWAGMCGEMAGDPIAIPLLLGLGLDEFSMSATSILPARSQLSKLSYVDSKNYKEQILSMSTTEEVVNFVKDNF
- a CDS encoding phosphocarrier protein HPr gives rise to the protein MAEKTFKVTSESGIHARPATVLVQSAGKFNSDIHLEYNGKRVNLKSIMGVMSLAIQQGSEIKIIAEGSDEEAAITGITETMAKEGLGE